In Fusarium falciforme chromosome 10, complete sequence, a single genomic region encodes these proteins:
- a CDS encoding Kynureninase: protein MELSGFVDRLRSGASPKFPQDANSLEFARHLDSQDKLSHLRDEFVIPTKRSLKKKALDGSIPSHGASSNGTNGTNSHSNGHNGSKDDSEQCLYFVGNSLGAQPKAVREYLNAQLETWASIGVNGHFSAMGNSPLTPWQDMAEDCAIKSADIVGASPSEIVIMNTLTANLHFLMASFYKPNEKRHKIILEWKPFPSDHYAIESQVVWHGLDPEKSMVKIHPNEDFIMTTDLILATIDEHAEETALLLLPGIQYYSGQLFDIPRITAYAQERGIVVGWDLAHAAGNVELKLHDWNVDFACWCTYKYINAGPGSIAGAYVHEKHGKVEFKDDSGKPTYRPRLMGWYGGDKSVRFNMDNKFVPTVGAGGYQLSNPSAIDLASLSGALSVFNKTKMYDIRSKALVLTAYAEHLLDQIISESSDETPLFRIITPRDPAQRGTQLSVLLREGLMDRVSEALEENGVICDKRKPDVIRVAPVPLYTRFEDVWKFMQVLRGALSQ from the exons ATGGAGTTGTCAGGATTCGTCGATCGCCTACGGAGCGGAGCCTCCCCCAAGTTCCCGCAAGATGCCAATTCGTTAGAGTTTGCCCGTCATCTCGACTCTCAGGACAAGCTAAGCCATCTTCGGGATGAGTTTGTCATCCCCACAAAGAGAtctctcaagaagaaggccttgGATGGATCGATTCCTT CCCATGGTGCCTCTTCCAATGGCACTAACGGTACCAACAGTCACAGCAATGGCCACAACGGATCAAAGGACGACTCTGAGCAGTGCCTCTACTTTGTTGGCAACTCCCTTGGTGCTCAGCCCAAGGCAGTACGAGAGTATCTCAACGCTCAGCTGGAGACATGGGCATCCATTGGTGTCAACGGCCACTTCAGCGCAATGGGCAACTCCCCATTGACACCTTGGCAGGACATGGCCGAGGACTGCGCCATCAAGTCTGCTGATATCGTTGGAGCTTCTCCTAGTGAGATCGTCATCATGAACACCTTGACAGCCAACCTGCACTTTTTGATGGCCAGCTTCTACAAGCCCAATGAGAAGCGCCACAAGATCATCCTCGAGTGGAAGCCCTTCCCCAGTGACCACTACGCTATTGAGAGTCAGGTTGTCTGGCATGGACTGGATCCTGAGAAGAGCATGGTCAAGATCCACCCCAACGAGGATTTTATCATGACAACGGATTTGATCTTGGCTACTATTGACGAGCACGCCGAGGAGActgctctgcttcttcttcctggtATTCAATACTACTCTGGCCAACTTTTCGACATCCCCCGAATCACCGCCTACGCCCAAGAAAGGGGAATCGTCGTGGGCTGGGACCTGGCCCACGCCGCCGGAAACGTCGAGCTTAAGCTGCACGACTGGAACGTTGACTTTGCCTGCTGGTGCACATACAAGTACATCAACGCCGGCCCTGGTTCCATCGCCGGAGCCTACGTCCACGAGAAGCACGGCAAGGTCGAGTTCAAGGACGACTCTGGCAAGCCCACGTACCGACCCCGTCTTATGGGCTGGTATGGTGGAGACAAGAGCGTCCGATTCAACATGGACAACAAGTTTGTGCCCACTGTCGGTGCAGGAGGATACCAGCTTTCCAACCCTTCCGCCATTGATCTGGCCAGCTTGTCTGGCGCCCTCTCCGTCTTCAACAAGACAAAGATGTATGATATTCGATCAAAGGCTCTCGTCCTGACTGCCTACGCCGAGCATCTGCTCGACCAGATCATCTCCGAGTCATCCGACGAGACACCCCTCTTCCGCATCATCACACCCCGTGATCCCGCACAAAGAGGAACCCAGCTGAGTGTCCTTCTCAGAGAAGGTCTGATGGACAGAGTGAGCGAGGCTCTGGAGGAGAACGGAGTCATTTGCGACAAGCGAAAGCCCGACGTGATCAGAGTTGCGCCTGTGCCTTTGTACACGAGGTTTGAGGATGTGTGGAAGTTTATGCAGGTGCTGAGGGGGGCACTGAGCCAATGA
- a CDS encoding Zn(2)-C6 fungal-type domain-containing protein, producing the protein MDVDAAEQEPGRYIRSRIANACDGCKARKVKCDGKLPCGYCSRRQRPHTCHYSPQRRRRNGQSLASLTSPPASERDARAHSTRNTTPSTPANAELTRPVSAQPQGMDAEDETEVPREARLVCDAQGKLIFVGDCAPLSFFQSVRQLVTTRVGQNAFAPQTSRYSVLENAPAHQSRRVPGDNRLPSINPDDIPSAVSTYLSVATGLVDLFDNRRLVEDLMLWANLDQKPDDATTVVNLLVLAIGRQMDNEELAQDYFEYARDKAYANLSGNLSVTSIQIFTLITLYMLCSCQINGAFLFFGIAVRAAYSVGIHRTEVNARFGPDIHRQRDRLWKSLRVVDLFLSTSMGRPPATSDVDCTVPYQNPNEGANEAPDLLNASVQIFLVLEGVVTEIYSRRKISLQLTEGISLQLRDWSSRWLKQLKDIIANPEAQDRAQASGACQVLSTYYYAVMLVSRPFLMYELCRRLSDTAVSSNGRSALTSGKSKLADACIDAASLMVDPILDLIQRGILVGHVPVLVSWLFASSLVLGIGLLGGFGRILEKYTRMSIHALDHCSKHDTHARQYSLIAQSLLTAALEYLEKRELAERQRRTENSSQLFGLIPSEAGTDSTSPAVTGDPSHPVASPASNSRPRDSLDRSFLQHNGLQGVGSPPFGDLDSAFLGLSESMLQTPDPSYWGGPTGMEGDSGSALNLFALLDAGGGIDLTHHL; encoded by the exons ATGGACGTCGATGCTGCGGAACAAGAGCCAGGGCGGTACATCCGCAGCCGCATCGCCAATGCCTGCGATGGCTGCAAGGCAAGAAAA GTCAAATGCGATGGCAAATTGCCCTGCGGTTACTGTTCTCGGCGGCAGAGGCCTCATACCTGTCACTACTCGCCTCAGCGACGACGCCGCAATGGCCAATCGTTGGCATCCCTGACATCTCCTCCAGCCTCTGAGAGAGACGCCCGTGCTCATTCTACAAGGAATACCACTCCATCAACACCGGCAAATGCAGAGCTCACGAGGCCGGTATCGGCACAACCTCAAGGGATGGACGCTGAGGACGAGACTGAAGTGCCGAGAGAAGCGCGACTAGTTTGCGATGCTCAAGGAAAACTCATCTTTGTGGGAGACTGTGCCCCTCTCTCCTTTTTTCAGTCTGTCCGACAGCTTGTCACCACCAGAGTTGGCCAGAATGCCTTTGCTCCTCAGACAAGCCGTTACTCTGTGCTTGAGAACGCGCCTGCACATCAGTCTCGCCGAGTACCTGGCGATAACCGCCTTCCGAGCATCAATCCCGATGATATACCCTCGGCAGTGTCGACATATTTATCTGTTGCCACGGGGCTCGTGGATCTGTTTGACAATCGTCGATTAGTAGAAGATCTCATGCTGTGGGCGAACCTCGACCAAAAACCCGACGATGCGACTACAGTTGTAAATCTTCTAGTGCTGGCCATTGGAAGACAGATGGACAACGAAGAGCTCGCACAGGACTACTTTGAGTACGCCCGTGACAAGGCATACGCAAATCTGAGTGGCAATCTCAGTGTGACCAGCATCCAGATCTTCACCCTTATTACGTTGTACATGCTCTGTTCGTGCCAGATCAACGGAGCTTTCCTGTTCTTCGGCATCGCAGTACGAGCAGCCTACTCAGTTGGAATTCACAGAACCGAAGTCAATGCACGATTTGGGCCTGATATTCACAGGCAACGAGATCGTCTTTGGAAGAGTTTACGAGTTGTGGATCTCTTCTTGAGCACCTCGATGGGACGGCCGCCTGCAACCTCAGATGTTGATTGTACCGTGCCCTATCAAAATCCAAACGAAGGCGCAAACGAAGCCCCGGATCTCCTTAACGCGTCTGTTCAGATATTTCTCGTTCTAGAGGGAGTAGTAACAGAAATCTACTCCAGGCGGAAGATATCTCTACAACTTACCGAAGGAATATCACTCCAGCTGCGAGATTGGTCGTCTCGGTGGCTGAAGCAACTGAAAGATATCATCGCAAATCCTGAAGCCCAGGACAGAGCCCAAGCCAGCGGTGCATGTCAGGTCTTGTCGACATATTATTACGCCGTCATGCTTGTATCTCGGCCATTTCTCATGTATGAGCTTTGCCGACGGTTATCTGATACGGCGGTGTCATCAAATGGTCGATCTGCCTTGACATCTGGCAAGTCGAAACTGGCAGATGCTTGCATTGATGCAGCGAGTCTTATGGTGGATCCGATATTGGACTTGATCCAGCGAGGAATTCTCGTTGGACATGTACCTGTTCTAGT ATCATGGCTGTTTGCCAGCTCCCTTGTTCTCGGGATAGGCCTTCTGGGCGGCTTTGGCCGGATACTAGAAAAGTATACGCGTATGTCCATCCACGCTTTGGATCACTGCTCAAAACATGATACACACGCAAGACAGTACTCCCTTATCGCGCAGTCACTTCTCACTGCAGCCCTCGAGTACCTCGAAAAGCGAGAACTAGCAGAGCGCCAACGACGAACTGAGAACTCAAGCCAACTCTTTGGATTGATCCCATCCGAAGCCGGGACAGATTCCACCTCCCCGGCCGTCACCGGAGACCCGAGTCATCCGGTGGCCAGCCCGGCATCCAACAGCCGGCCACGGGACTCCCTGGACCGGTCATTCCTGCAGCATAATGGACTACAAGGCGTCGGATCACCGCCATTTGGGGATCTTGATTCGGCTTTCCTAGGCTTAAGCGAGTCCATGCTGCAAACTCCTGATCCGAGTTACTGGGGCGGGCCGACGGGCATGGAAGGAGATTCCGGTTCGGCACTGAACCTGTTTGCTTTGCTAGACGCGGGGGGTGGCATAGATCTGACGCATCATCTTTGA
- a CDS encoding BZIP transcription factor, which yields MSFKRPCPESDHESPLGHQRGKKTEHGRFPQRAYRERLKAKLEGLEDEVPALQELFIDAAPTPRSEITNPPLDSNAASTTYPDVATPAAHHDLMTSAVFDLASIDAAYPSEGCLGSHHLDFPTASDFHASLSPHGTSLSLDPQNVLRRLQDDCSVINMPSYFERSKPGPLEYARPEIPSHAATNPHPRGGRSIDRAAPVQDRIRHIVDSAIEAGFTTFDEAIEAYYTETFDETSPLDRDQRLSRNRRLPRLLGALRDASKDWSHWERRGFQEQITQGAEDILVDELELFRKEYSDTAFLREMTSPELGGGQTAGTSRGSRNRRTFQDNLPNLWALATTLVARTNASRHDSDCEAVLRIMETLCASRSNGS from the exons ATGTCGTTCAAGAGGCCTTGCCCCGAATCAGACCACGAGTCGCCGCTTGGCCATCAAAGAGGAAAGAAGACAGAGCACGGTCGTTTTCCTCAACGAGCCTATC GTGAACGCCTCAAGGCCAAACTTGAAGGTCTTGAAGATGAAGTCCCGGCCCTGCAAGAGCTCTTCATTGATGCTGCACCAACACCGAGGTCGGAGATCACCAACCCTCCTCTTGACTCCAACGCGGCTTCGACTACATATCCAGATGTTGCGACACCAGCAGCTCATCACGATCTCATGACTAGCGCTGTTTTCGACCTTG CAAGTATAGACGCAGCATATCCCTCAGAAGGATGCCTTGGCAGCCATCACCTGGACTTTCCGACCGCCTCAGACTTTCACGCTTCATTGTCTCCGCACGGCACCTCTCTCTCGTTGGACCCGCAAAATGTCCTACGGAGACTACAGGACGACTGCTCCGTCATAAACATGCCATCATATTTCGAGCGCAGCAAACCTGGTCCTCTCGAATATGCCCGTCCTGAGATACCCAGCCATGCCGCTACAAATCCGCACCCGCGTGGCGGAAGAAGCATTGACCGTGCTGCTCCCGTCCAGGACCGAATACGCCACATCGTTGATTCAGCCATCGAGGCCGGCTTCACGACTTTTGATGAAGCTATAGAGGCCTACTATACGGAAACCTTTGATGAGACCTCGCCACTAGATCGGGACCAGAGGCTGAGCCGCAATCGGCGGCTACCCCGGCTGCTGGGTGCTCTGCGCGATGCTTCCAAGGACTGGAGTCATTGGGAGCGGCGAGGTTTTCAAGAACAGATCACTCAAGGCGCCGAGGATATTCTCGTCGACGAGCTTGAGCTCTTCAGGAAGGAATACTCAGACACTGCTTTTCTCCGAGAAATGACCAGCCCGGAGCTGGGAGGAGGCCAGACCGCTGGAACAAGTCGAGGGTCGAGAAACAGGCGAACATTCCAAGACAAT CTCCCAAACCTATGGGCTTTGGCTACGACGCTTGTAGCGAGGACAAATGCATCAAGGCATGATTCCGACTGCGAAGCAGTCCTGCGAATCATGGAGACTTTGTGCGCTTCGCGAAGTAATGGGTCCTGA